The DNA window GTATCCAGTCGCTTTCCGGCCTCGAGTTCAAGATCAACGAAACCGATAAGAGGATTTCCGATCGGCTGGTGACAGTCGAAAAGCAGCAAGCAATTATGTGGTGGCTGGGGACGCTGCTCCTCGGCATCGGCATTACCCTGACGGTCAGCCAGTTCACCAAACCGCCGCCGTCGGCTACTCCCTCGGTCACGGTCGTAACTACACCGACAGCGCCCGCTGCGTCGATGGCCCCAGCCGTGCCCGCAACACCAGCCGCAACGCCGGCAGCGCCAACAGCGGCACAACCCGCGACACCTGCAGGCCAGTCCTCAGCGCCTTAGCTGTTAGCGACGCCGTTTATTGCTTTCGTCGCGTGGCCTCAAGGTCTAGGAAGGACCGATCTTGCCACGAGCACTCGAATGGAATTTTCACCAGTCATGGACACCTATTGGCGCTTTGCCCACGAGCGCCAACAGGTTTACTTTAAGCGCCTGCAGGATCCGATCGGTCCTTGGACCAACGACCCGATTATTGGCCAGTACCGCTTCACGAATGCCTATCGCGCGGCAGATCGCGTAAGCCAGTACCTAATCCGTCACGTCCAGTACGACGATGCCCGATCGCAAAGCGTCGAGGAGCTGTTCTTCCGCACCCTGTTGTTCAAGATCTTCAACAAGATCGAAACGTGGGAGTCCCTCGAGCGTACCATCGGGCCACTGTCTTGGGCCAGCACCTCACTGGGGAAGATGTCCGATGCTCTGGACCGGATGATGGCTGGCGGCCAGACGGTTTATTCTGCGGCCTACATCATGCCGGCACCGAAATTGGGCTCGGTGAGAAAGCACGCCAACCATATCGCCTTGCTCAAGATGATGATGGAGGAAGGCTTGCCAGCCCGGGTCGCGAAGGCTCGAAGCCTCCGCGAAGTCTTTGACCTCCTTGTCCCTTACCCCGGCCTCGGGCGCTTTCTTGCGTTTCAGTACGCGATCGACCTGAACTACTCGTCCATGCTGGACTTTGACGAATCCGCCTTCGTCGTCGCTGGACCTGGCGCACTCGACGGCATCTCCAAGTGCTTCGTCGACACCGGCGGGCTGTCTGCTGAAGACATCATCTACCAGGTGACTGACAGCCAAGCTGGAGCATTCGCTCGGCTTGGGTTGCATTTTGCCGGCTTGGGCGCTCGGCCGCTGCAGCCAATCGACTGCCAAAACCTTTTTGCGAGATTTCGAAGTATGCTCGGGTAGCGCATCCCGAAGTTGCCGGCGTCTCGGGGCGAACCCGCATAAAGCAGCACTATCGCGCAAGCCTTCGAGGATCCGCCCCCCTTTCTTTCCGCCCCGATGGAAGGTCGAACTGCCGGTAGCGGAAGATAGCGTGCGTTTTGCAACGCAACTATCGCTGGCATTGTCGTCCTAGCGCTATCCTCTGAGTGGCCTATCAGCGTAGACGTTAGCTATTAGCGGTGCGAATCCAAAAACGGACAGTCCCGGCCCTTTTCGGTCGTTCAATGTCGCCTATTGCGCATGGCCACACCTGCCGCGAAGTGACCGGAAGTCGGTGTCAGATTGGGACGATCGCTCGAAGCTATGCGTTCGGCGTTCGCTATTGCCGTTTGGCCAAGCGCACGCCAGCGCCACCGCCGTTTTCCGGAATGAACTCGATGCCCGCCTTTTCAAGGGCACCACGGATCGCGTTCCGATTTGCTATGGTGATCGGAGGGACGCCATCCGCAGCTTCTGCGCGCCTGACTGTCGCCACTCCCACGCTAGCTGCATCGGCCAAATCTTCAGCGCTCCAACGTATCGACGCTCGCGCTGCTCTGATCTGGACGCCGGTAATTTCTTTCATATCATCCAATTTCAAGTTGATCTCTTATGGCTCATCTGATATGAAATCGATCACGAAAGCCTTTCTGCGGCCGAAGCTCACAGGGCAGGGCGTAAGGACTCGGCTGGGGGCGTGCGTCGGCAGTCATCCCAGTCTGACCACAACCAAGTTTCGGGGAACTCGGATCATGGGTGATTCCGACGATACCACGACTAGGCCAATCGGCTAATTTAGGGAAAGCAGTTTGGATTATCTAACCCCTTCATCTCGTGGGATCGTATGTTTCCGCCAACTGGACATTCAAGCATGAGGATCTAAGAGCCGTACACCTTCACCCTTTTGACCAGCGGACAAGAATTCGACACCCGCTTTTGTCAGAGCCGCCTCAATGGCCTGCAAAGTGCTGATCCGAGAATCTACCTTGCCATTTTCCAACCGGGCCAGCGCATTCAGCGATACAATTGCCTTGTCAGCAAGCTCCTGCTGCGACCAACCAAGCAAAGCCCGTGCGGC is part of the Mesorhizobium loti genome and encodes:
- a CDS encoding helix-turn-helix domain-containing protein, whose product is MKEITGVQIRAARASIRWSAEDLADAASVGVATVRRAEAADGVPPITIANRNAIRGALEKAGIEFIPENGGGAGVRLAKRQ
- a CDS encoding helix-turn-helix domain-containing protein, with the translated sequence MVSPRQIRAARALLGWSQQELADKAIVSLNALARLENGKVDSRISTLQAIEAALTKAGVEFLSAGQKGEGVRLLDPHA